A stretch of Henckelia pumila isolate YLH828 chromosome 4, ASM3356847v2, whole genome shotgun sequence DNA encodes these proteins:
- the LOC140864669 gene encoding CBS domain-containing protein CBSX6, giving the protein MASVFLYHVVGDLTVGKPELCEFADTETLEAAMGAIGESSEGGILVWKKKSQKSVMENAEIRQQRFVGILNALDIVAFLSREDSLSDQDKAIKTPVSQVVVPNNAALKVVDPGTRLIDVLEMMKQGVKRVLVPKSLVWRGMSKRFSILYNGKWLKNVDPSTGNSLNAVGNATRPSASTSSIQDKFCCLSREDVLRFLIGCLGALAPLPLSSISTLRAVNPNYISIEASCPAIDSTKKLPREPCAVAVVEQTLDGQQKIIGEISSSRLWKCDYLAAAWALANLSAGQFVMGVEDNMHSKSLPLLNEMAAQTDLTNGGEATKSRIFSSRSMGFVNNSSNPNFGVGRSMYRGRTAPLTCKVTSSLAAVMAQMLSHRATHVWVTEAEIEDSLVGVVGYADILAAVTRQPGTVVSETHPTS; this is encoded by the exons ATGGCATCAGTGTTTTTGTACCATGTCGTGGGAGATCTTACAGTGGGAAAGCCTGAGCTATGCGAGTTTGCTGATACGGAGACATTGGAAGCTGCCATGGGCGCCATTGGGGAATCATCGGAAGGAGGCATTCTGGTGTGGAAGAAGAAATCACAAAAGAGTGTGATGGAGAATGCTGAAATAAGGCAACAAAGGTTTGTTGGCATCCTCAATGCCCTGGATATTGTGGCATTCTTGTCCAGAGAAGATTCTTTGTCTGATCAGGATAAAGCCATTAAAACCCCTGTTTCCCAGGTTGTGGTCCCCAACAATGCTGCTCTCAAGGTTGTTGATCCTGGCACAAG ATTAATAGATGTGTTGGAGATGATGAAACAAGGTGTGAAGCGAGTCCTTGTCCCCAAAAGTTTAGTGTGGAGAGGAATGAGCAAGCGCTTTTCCATTCTTTACAATGGAAAGTGGCTAAAAAATGTAGATCCTTCCACAGGCAACAGTTTGAACGCTGTTGGTAATGCCACTCGACCATCAGCTTCAACATCCTCCATCCAGGACAAATTTTGCTGCCTATCAAGAGAAGATGTGCTTCGCTTCCTCATTGGTTGCCTTGGCGCCTTGGCCCCTTTACCTCTTTCTTCTATTTCCACCCTCAGAGCAGTCAACCCAAACTATATCAGCATCGAAGCATCGTGCCCAGCAATTGATTCCACCAAAAAGCTTCCCCGTGAACCTTGTGCTGTGGCAGTTGTGGAGCAAACACTAGACGGCCAACAAAAGATCATTGGTGAAATATCGTCATCTAGACTATGGAAATGTGATTACTTGGCTGCTGCTTGGGCACTGGCTAATTTATCAGCTGGACAGTTTGTTATGGGAGTTGAAGATAACATGCATTCGAAATCGCTTCCCTTGCTTAATGAAATGGCTGCTCAGACCGATCTAACCAATGGTGGTGAGGCAACTAAGTCGAGAATATTCAGTAGCAGAAGTATGGGGTTTGTTAATAATTCGTCCAATCCAAATTTCGGAGTTGGTAGGAGCATGTACCGTGGTAGAACTGCTCCTTTGACCTGTAAGGTGACGAGCTCATTGGCTGCTGTCATGGCACAAATGTTGTCGCACCGTGCAACCCATGTGTGGGTAACCGAGGCGGAAATAGAAGATAGTTTAGTTGGTGTGGTTGGATATGCTGATATCTTGGCTGCAGTGACCAGACAACCTGGGACAGTCGTTTCTGAAACCCACCCCACATCATGA
- the LOC140864876 gene encoding probable E3 ubiquitin-protein ligase RHC2A gives MSSNFWCYRCNRFVRVLTQDSVACTHCNGEFVEVIDTPTRSPLSGDSRRHPLPADSLDVMRNPDSSSAAEPALSSRLRRSRRSGGDRSPFNPVIVLRGLNDGGAGFELYYDDGAGLGLRPLPASISEFLLGSGFDRLLEQLAQIESNGIARIDRNPPASKAAIESMPTVEIIGQHIALESHCAVCKESFELGVEAREMPCNHLYHQDCILPWLSLKNSCPVCRHELPTDNENVNGNHDVAGGDRGANEVANDDETVGLTIWRLPGGGFAVGRFSGGRRGGGERELPVVYTEMDGGFNNNGVSRRISWGSRGTVPRERSGLRRVLHNLFACFGRGGSSNSSLGSRVSRRSGLLPSFSSTSRQFSRRGYEVNGESV, from the coding sequence ATGTCTTCGAATTTCTGGTGTTATAGATGCAATCGCTTCGTTAGGGTTTTGACCCAAGATTCCGTCGCTTGCACTCACTGCAACGGCGAATTCGTCGAAGTGATCGACACTCCCACTCGATCTCCGCTCTCCGGCGACTCGAGGAGACACCCTCTTCCTGCTGATTCCTTGGACGTGATGCGAAACCCCGATTCGAGCTCTGCTGCAGAGCCGGCTTTGAGCTCGAGGTTGAGACGGAGCCGTAGGAGCGGAGGAGATAGGTCGCCGTTCAATCCGGTTATAGTTCTCCGTGGTCTTAATGATGGCGGGGCTGGATTCGAGCTGTATTATGATGATGGAGCTGGGTTGGGTTTAAGGCCGTTGCCTGCCAGTATATCGGAGTTCTTACTTGGGTCGGGTTTTGACAGATTGCTCGAACAACTCGCACAAATTGAGTCTAATGGGATTGCTAGAATCGATCGAAACCCGCCTGCTTCTAAAGCTGCCATTGAATCTATGCCCACAGTCGAGATAATTGGGCAGCACATAGCGCTTGAATCACACTGCGCAGTTTGTAAAGAGTCCTTTGAGCTGGGGGTTGAAGCTCGTGAAATGCCCTGTAATCATTTATACCATCAAGATTGTATTTTGCCCTGGCTTTCCTTGAAAAATTCGTGTCCTGTCTGTAGACATGAGTTGCCCACTGATAATGAGAACGTCAACGGAAATCATGATGTGGCGGGAGGGGACAGGGGTGCGAATGAAGTGGCGAATGATGATGAGACCGTGGGACTGACTATTTGGAGATTACCAGGTGGAGGGTTTGCTGTTGGAAGATTTTCTGGAGGGAGAAGAGGAGGTGGAGAGAGGGAGTTACCTGTGGTTTACACAGAAATGGATGGTGGTTTTAATAATAATGGGGTTTCAAGGAGAATTTCGTGGGGGTCTAGAGGAACCGTGCCAAGGGAGAGAAGTGGATTGAGGAGGGttttgcataatttgtttgcttgtttCGGTCGAGGTGGATCCTCTAATTCTAGTTTGGGTTCTAGAGTGAGTCGGAGGAGTGGCTTGCTACCTTCGTTTAGTTCGACGTCGAGACAATTTAGTCGACGGGGTTATGAAGTTAATGGTGAGAGTGTGTAA
- the LOC140863427 gene encoding probable E3 ubiquitin-protein ligase RHC2A, whose translation MSMSSNFWCYRCSRFVRVLTQDSVTCTHCNGGFVEVIDTPTRSPLSDDSRRHPLPAASVHVMRDPDSSSGAGPALSPRLRRSRRSRGDRSPFNPVIVLRGLNDGGAGREAAAGFELYYDDGAGLGLRPLPASISEFLLGSGFDRLLDQLAQIEANGIARIERNPPASKAAIESMPTVEISGQHIALESHCAVCKESFELGVEAREMPCNHLYHQDCILPWLSLKNSCPVCRHELPTDNENVSINHDAAEVNRGANEVANDDETVGLTIWRLPGGGFAVGRFSGGRRGGGERELPVVFTEMDGDFNNNGVSRRISWGSGGIVSRNRSGLRRVLHNLFSCFGLGGSSNSSLDSRTSRSNGLLSSFGSTSRQLSRWGYEANGESA comes from the coding sequence ATGTCGATGTCTTCGAATTTCTGGTGTTACAGATGCAGCCGGTTCGTTAGGGTTTTGACCCAAGATTCCGTCACTTGCACCCACTGCAACGGCGGATTCGTCGAAGTGATCGACACTCCCACTCGATCTCCGCTCTCCGACGACTCCAGGAGACACCCTTTGCCTGCAGCTTCCGTGCACGTGATGCGAGACCCCGATTCGAGCTCTGGTGCAGGGCCGGCTTTGAGTCCGAGGTTGAGACGGAGCCGTAGGAGCCGAGGAGATAGGTCGCCGTTCAATCCGGTTATAGTTCTTCGTGGTCTTAACGATGGCGGGGCTGGAAGAGAAGCTGCTGCTGGATTCGAGCTGTATTATGATGATGGAGCTGGGTTGGGTTTAAGGCCGTTGCCAGCCAGCATATCGGAGTTCTTACTTGGGTCGGGTTTTGACAGATTGCTCGATCAGCTCGCACAAATTGAGGCTAATGGGATTGCTAGAATTGAGCGAAACCCGCCTGCTTCTAAAGCTGCCATTGAATCTATGCCCACAGTTGAGATAAGTGGGCAGCACATAGCGCTTGAATCGCACTGCGCAGTTTGTAAAGAGTCCTTTGAGCTGGGGGTTGAAGCTCGTGAAATGCCTTGCAATCATTTGTATCATCAAGATTGTATTTTACCTTGGCTTTCCTTGAAAAATTCGTGTCCTGTCTGTAGACATGAGTTGCCGACTGATAATGAGAACGTTAGCATAAATCATGATGCCGCAGAAGTGAACAGGGGTGCGAATGAAGTGGCGAATGATGATGAGACCGTGGGACTGACTATTTGGAGATTACCAGGTGGAGGGTTTGCTGTTGGAAGATTTTCTGGAGGGAGAAGAGGAGGTGGAGAGAGGGAGTTACCTGTGGTTTTCACAGAAATGGATGGTGATTTTAATAACAATGGGGTTTCAAGGAGAATTTCGTGGGGTTCTGGAGGAATCGTGTCGAGGAATAGAAGTGGATTGAGGAGGGTTTTGCATAATTTGTTTTCTTGTTTCGGTCTAGGTGGATCCTCTAATTCTAGTTTGGATTCTAGAACAAGTCGGAGCAATGGCTTGCTATCTTCATTTGGCTCGACTTCCAGACAACTTAGTAGATGGGGTTACGAAGCTAATGGTGAGAGTGCATAA
- the LOC140865216 gene encoding protein FIZZY-RELATED 3, whose translation MDTAQRRKSGINLPASMSGTCLRLETFSSSSINLSSPIKSMSPRTISNLSASSSPSKSTSLCSDRFIPCRSSSRLHTFGLMEKASPVKEGGGGGGGGSEAYSRLLKTELFGTDFGCDFAAGTVKGRSPMSPSKNMLRFRTEQHSSGPNSPFSPSILGQENGLSSEVSTPPKPPRKVPKTPHKVLDAPSLQDDFYLNVVDWSSQNVLAVGLGTCVYLWSASNSKVTKLCDLGPNDSVSSVQWTREGSYVSIGTNLGQVQVWDGTQCKRLRTMGGHQTRTGVLAWSSRILSSGSRDRTILQHDLRVPSDYISKLVGHKSEICGLKWSHDDRELASGGNDNQLLVWNQHSQQPILKLTEHTAAVKAIAWSPHQNSILASGGGTADRCIRFWNTTTGNQLNSVDTGSQVCNLMWSKNVNELVSTHGYSQNQIMVWKYPSMAKVATLTGHSLRVLYLAMSPDGQTIVTGAGDETLRFWNVFPSVKTPTPVKDTGLWSLGRTQIR comes from the exons ATGGATACAGCGCAGAGAAGAAAGAGTGGCATTAATCTGCCGGCGTCTATGTCCGGAACATGTTTACGCCTGGAAACCTTTTCCAGTTCTTCTATAAACCTCTCGTCCCCGATAAAATCGATGTCACCGAGGACTATATCGAATTTATCGGCGTCCTCTTCGCCTTCCAAGTCCACTTCTTTGTGCAGTGACAGGTTCATTCCGTGCAGATCTTCGTCGAGACTGCATACGTTTGGGCTGATGGAGAAGGCGTCCCCGGTGAAGGAGGGAGGAGGAGGAGGGGGAGGGGGAAGTGAAGCGTACTCCAGGTTGTTGAAAACCGAGCTTTTTGGAACTGATTTTGGGTGTGATTTTGCTGCAGGTACTGTGAAAGGAAGGTCTCCCATGAGTCCGAGCAAGAACATGCTGAGGTTCAGGACAGAGCAGCATTCTTCTGGGCCGAATTCTCCGTTTTCGCCTTCGATTTTGGGGCAGGAAAATGGGCTTTCCAGTGAGGTTTCTACACCTCCAAAGCCACCTAGGAAGGTTCCCAAGACTCCTCACAAG GTTCTTGATGCACCTTCCCTTCAAGATGATTTCTATCTCAATGTGGTAGATTGGTCTTCTCAGAATGTCCTTGCTGTTGGATTAGGAACTTGTGTTTATTTATGGAGTGCTTCAAACAGTAAA GTCACAAAGTTGTGTGACTTGGGACCTAATGACAGTGTCAGTTCGGTCCAATGGACACGAGAGGGGTCTTATGTATCGATTGGCACAAATCTTGGTCAAGTTCAG GTCTGGGATGGAACTCAGTGCAAGAGATTACGAACTATGGGAGGACATCAAACAAGAACCGGAGTGTTGGCTTGGAGCTCACGCATATTATCCTCTGGAAGCAGAGATAGAACCATACTTCAGCACGATCTTCGTGTCCCAAGTGATTATATTTCCAAGCTCGTGGGACACAAATCTGAG ATATGTGGGCTGAAATGGTCACATGATGACAGAGAACTTGCATCTGGTGGCAATGACAATCAG CTATTAGTGTGGAATCAGCATTCGCAGCAGCCAATCTTGAAGCTGACGGAACATACTGCAGCTGTGAAGGCCATCGCATGGTCACCACACCAAAATAGCATTCTGGCATCTGGAGGAGGAACTGCTGATCGGTGCATTCGATTTTGGAATACAACCACCGGCAACCAACTAAATAGTGTAGATACCGGAAGCCAG GTATGCAATCTAATGTGGAGTAAAAACGTGAACGAACTAGTGAGCACACATGGATATTCTCAGAATCAAATAATGGTGTGGAAGTATCCATCCATGGCAAAG GTTGCAACACTTACCGGACATAGTTTGCGTGTACTTTACCTAGCAATGTCTCCTGATGGTCAG ACAATAGTAACTGGAGCAGGAGATGAAACTCTCAGATTTTGGAATGTTTTTCCATCGGTTAAAACGCCA ACACCGGTGAAGGACACCGGCCTTTGGTCTCTAGGAAGAACTCAAATCCGATGA